A single Uloborus diversus isolate 005 chromosome 7, Udiv.v.3.1, whole genome shotgun sequence DNA region contains:
- the LOC129226099 gene encoding twist-related protein 2-like: protein MKDLPSESDTENSICLYLSPEDAARTDTTSSEDFPEQSFYTKIDPELPLSNQVGLPFVGPLCYLPFDHNAQNLLALAMGNQQSFNQRRRKASRSRSGNRRTRHSPAELQSQRVLANVRERQRTQSLNDAFSALRRIIPTLPSDKLSKIQTLRLAARYIDFLYQVLHYGEEEENVQASAQSKVSPCSYLAHEKLSYAFSVWRMEGAWAAQ, encoded by the exons ATGAAAGACCTCCCATCGGAATCCGATACTGAAAATAGCATCTGCTTGTACCTGTCACCTGAGGATGCCGCAAGGACAGACACCACATCCTCAGAAGACTTCCCCGAGCAATCTTTCTACACGAAAATCGATCCCGAACTGCCTCTCAGCAACCAAGTGGGTCTCCCTTTCGTGGGACCCCTCTGCTACCTGCCCTTTGACCACAACGCGCAGAATCTGTTGGCCCTTGCCATGGGCAATCAGCAGAGTTTCAACCAGAGGAGAAGGAAGGCATCGAGGTCCAG GTCAGGGAATCGCAGGACGAGGCACAGTCCTGCAGAGCTACAGAGCCAACGAGTGTTGGCCAATGTGCGCGAACGTCAACGCACACAGAGCCTGAATGACGCTTTCTCCGCTCTTCGGCGCATCATCCCCACCCTGCCCTCGGACAAACTCAGCAAGATACAGACGCTGCGGCTGGCGGCTAGGTACATAGATTTTCTATACCAG GTTCTCCATTACGGGGAGGAGGAGGAAAACGTGCAAGCATCTGCTCAGTCGAAAGTGTCACCCTGCAGCTATCTGGCACACGAGAAACTCAGTTACGCCTTCTCTGTGTGGCGCATGGAAGGGGCATGGGCTGCGCAATGA